One genomic segment of Protaetiibacter intestinalis includes these proteins:
- a CDS encoding flavin reductase family protein has translation MAAPPEQLDPVMEDSSSTPHEPRIVDDLSAFKLAFRRLAAGVSVVTARDPDGRPVGFTATSLASLAAVPPLATFNMARVSSAWRAIEQTDHVIIHILGARNAGVAAHMAADHDRRFDGDHWSPGPLGLPLLDDVPAWMLGRIVGRYPVHDNAVIVAQIEDGGLGAPDEALLYHERTFLRPGDPA, from the coding sequence ATGGCCGCTCCCCCCGAGCAGTTGGACCCGGTGATGGAAGACAGCAGCAGCACCCCGCACGAGCCGCGCATCGTCGACGACCTCTCCGCCTTCAAGCTCGCGTTCCGGCGCCTCGCCGCCGGCGTCTCCGTCGTCACCGCGCGCGACCCCGACGGCCGCCCGGTCGGCTTCACCGCCACCTCGCTCGCCTCCCTCGCCGCCGTGCCGCCGCTCGCCACCTTCAACATGGCGCGCGTGTCGAGCGCGTGGCGCGCCATCGAGCAGACCGACCACGTCATCATCCACATCCTCGGCGCCCGCAACGCCGGCGTCGCCGCCCACATGGCGGCGGACCACGACCGCCGCTTCGACGGCGACCACTGGTCCCCCGGCCCCCTGGGCCTCCCCCTCCTCGACGACGTGCCCGCCTGGATGCTCGGCCGCATCGTCGGCCGCTACCCCGTGCACGACAACGCCGTCATCGTCGCCCAGATCGAGGACGGCGGCCTCGGCGCCCCCGACGAGGCCCTCCTCTACCACGAGCGCACCTTCCTCCGCCCCGGCGACCCCGCCTGA
- a CDS encoding RluA family pseudouridine synthase: protein MERRGMPVPDGLVGDRADAAVARLLGFSRTFAAEVVEAGGATLDGTVLAKSDRIRPGWLEVEWAPKLEPTVVPQLVPGFAVVHDDDDIVVIDKPVGVAAHPASGWDGPTVLGALAGAGYRISTSGSAERQGIVHRLDVGTSGLMVVAKSERAYTELKRAFHDRDVDKIYHAVVQGHPDPFSGTIDAPVGRHPGSSWKFAVTADGKHAVTHYDTLEAMRAATLLEIHLETGRTHQIRVHMSAQRHPCVGDILYGADPTLAARLGLTRQWLHAVKLGFRHPATGEYVEFETRYPDDLQRALDVLRDD, encoded by the coding sequence ATGGAGCGACGCGGAATGCCCGTGCCCGACGGCCTCGTCGGGGACCGGGCGGATGCCGCCGTCGCGCGCCTGCTGGGATTCTCGCGCACCTTCGCGGCGGAGGTCGTGGAGGCGGGCGGGGCGACGCTCGACGGGACGGTGCTCGCGAAGTCCGACCGCATTCGCCCCGGCTGGCTCGAGGTCGAGTGGGCGCCGAAGCTCGAGCCCACGGTCGTGCCGCAGCTCGTCCCGGGCTTCGCCGTCGTGCACGACGACGACGACATCGTCGTGATCGACAAACCGGTCGGGGTCGCCGCGCATCCCGCGAGCGGCTGGGACGGTCCCACGGTGCTCGGCGCCCTCGCGGGCGCCGGCTACCGGATCTCGACCTCCGGTTCGGCCGAGCGGCAGGGCATCGTGCACCGCCTCGACGTCGGCACGAGCGGCCTCATGGTCGTCGCCAAGAGCGAGCGGGCCTACACCGAGCTCAAGCGCGCCTTCCACGACCGCGACGTCGACAAGATCTACCACGCCGTCGTGCAGGGCCACCCCGATCCGTTCTCGGGCACGATCGACGCGCCCGTCGGGCGGCATCCGGGCTCCAGCTGGAAGTTCGCGGTCACCGCCGACGGCAAGCACGCCGTCACCCACTACGACACGCTCGAGGCGATGCGCGCCGCCACCCTGCTCGAGATCCACCTCGAGACCGGCCGCACCCACCAGATCCGCGTGCACATGTCGGCGCAGCGACACCCCTGCGTGGGCGACATCCTGTACGGCGCCGACCCCACGCTCGCCGCCCGGCTCGGCCTCACCCGGCAGTGGCTGCACGCCGTCAAGCTCGGATTCCGGCATCCGGCGACCGGGGAGTACGTCGAGTTCGAGACACGCTACCCCGACGACCTGCAGCGCGCCCTCGACGTCCTCCGCGACGATTAG
- the dnaE gene encoding DNA polymerase III subunit alpha — protein sequence MLDGAARVGDLMKAVAEQGMPAIAVTDHGNNFGAFDFWSQATAAGVKPIIGTEAYLTPGTHRTDKTRVRWGNGGEDDVSGSGAYTHMTMWAENTAGMHNLFRLSSLASIEGYYFKPRMDRELLQRYAKGIIATTGCPSGEVQTRLRLGQYEAAREAAAEFRDIFGKENFFVELMDHGLGIERRVMADLIRLSKDLDLPLVATNDLHYTHAHDSSAHEILLCVQSGSTMADPNRFKFDAQEFYLKTPAQMRQLFRDHPDACDNTLLIAERCEVEFNTSANYMPRYPVPAGETEESWFVKEVEKGLHERYPNGIPEEVRQQAEYETGVITQMGFPGYFLVVADFINWSKDHGIRVGPGRGSGAGSMAAYAMKITDLDPLQHGLIFERFLNPDRVSMPDFDVDFDERRRGEVIKYVTEKYGEERVAQIVTYGTIKAKQALKDSGRVLGFPFSMGEKLTKAMPPAIMGKDIPLGGIVDPAHPRYKEAGDFRTLLDTDAEARTVFETARGLEGLKRQWGVHAAGVIMSSEPLIDIIPIMKREQDGQIVTQFDYPAAEALGLIKMDFLGLRNLTIIDDALDNIEANRGFRPVLEDLELDDPAAYELLARGDTLGVFQLDGGPMRGLLRLMKPDNFEDISAVLALYRPGPMGADAHTDYALRKNGQQKIVPIHPELEEPLRDILETTYGLIVYQEQVMAIAQRVAGFSLGQADILRRAMGKKKKSELDKQYEGFSGGMKERGFSDTAVKALWDILLPFSDYAFNKAHSAAYGVLSYWTAYLKSHYPAEYMAALLTSVGDARDKLAIYLNECRRMGIHVLPPDVNESIGYFAAVGEDIRFGLGAVRNVGFGVVDQIRAAREEKGAFTSFHDFLRKVPLTALNKRTIESLIKAGAFDSLGATRRALIEIHEESVESAVSVKRNEANGQVGFDFDSLWDEPAAVDHVPERPEWSKKDKLAFEREMLGLYVSEHPLDGLQVLLAKHASIGIAELHASETIQDGETVTVAGLLTSVQHRTARNSGNPYGVVTVEDFGGEVSVMFLGKTYQEFSPGLQADQVVVIRARVSQRDDGVSLHAASMFVPDTGASLGSGPLVIQVAENRATTDVVSALSDVLIRHHGDSEVRLRLVRGDSARLFEIPYPVAVTADLYGELKSLLGPNCVV from the coding sequence ATGCTCGACGGGGCCGCCCGCGTCGGCGACCTCATGAAGGCCGTCGCCGAGCAGGGCATGCCGGCGATCGCCGTCACCGACCACGGCAACAACTTCGGCGCCTTCGACTTCTGGTCGCAGGCGACCGCCGCGGGCGTCAAGCCCATCATCGGCACCGAGGCGTACCTCACGCCCGGCACCCACCGCACCGACAAGACGCGCGTGCGCTGGGGCAACGGGGGAGAGGACGACGTCTCCGGCTCCGGCGCCTACACCCACATGACGATGTGGGCAGAGAACACCGCGGGAATGCACAACCTGTTCCGGCTCTCCAGCCTCGCCTCCATCGAGGGCTACTACTTCAAGCCGCGCATGGACCGCGAACTGCTGCAGCGGTACGCGAAGGGCATCATCGCCACCACCGGCTGCCCCTCCGGCGAGGTGCAGACCCGCCTCCGGCTCGGCCAGTACGAGGCCGCCCGGGAGGCCGCGGCCGAGTTCCGCGACATCTTCGGCAAGGAGAACTTCTTCGTCGAGCTCATGGACCACGGGCTCGGCATCGAGCGTCGCGTCATGGCCGACCTCATCCGGCTCTCGAAAGACCTCGACCTGCCGCTCGTCGCCACCAACGACCTGCACTACACGCACGCGCACGACTCCTCGGCGCACGAGATCCTGCTGTGCGTGCAGTCGGGCTCCACCATGGCCGACCCGAACCGCTTCAAGTTCGACGCGCAGGAGTTCTACCTCAAGACCCCGGCGCAGATGCGCCAGCTGTTCCGCGACCACCCCGACGCGTGCGACAACACGCTGCTGATCGCCGAGCGCTGCGAGGTGGAGTTCAACACGAGCGCCAACTACATGCCGCGCTACCCGGTGCCCGCGGGCGAGACCGAGGAGAGCTGGTTCGTGAAGGAGGTCGAGAAGGGCCTCCACGAGCGCTACCCGAACGGCATCCCGGAGGAGGTGCGGCAGCAGGCCGAATACGAGACGGGCGTCATCACCCAGATGGGCTTCCCCGGCTACTTCCTCGTCGTCGCCGACTTCATCAACTGGTCCAAGGACCACGGCATCCGCGTGGGACCGGGCCGCGGCTCGGGTGCCGGCTCGATGGCCGCGTACGCGATGAAGATCACCGACCTCGACCCGCTGCAGCACGGCCTCATCTTCGAGCGGTTCCTCAACCCCGACCGCGTCTCGATGCCCGACTTCGACGTGGACTTCGACGAACGTCGCCGCGGCGAGGTCATCAAGTACGTCACCGAGAAGTACGGCGAGGAACGCGTCGCCCAGATCGTGACCTACGGCACCATCAAGGCCAAGCAGGCGCTCAAGGACTCCGGCCGCGTGCTCGGCTTCCCCTTCTCGATGGGCGAGAAGCTCACCAAGGCGATGCCGCCCGCCATCATGGGCAAGGACATCCCGCTCGGCGGCATCGTCGACCCCGCCCACCCGCGCTACAAGGAGGCGGGCGACTTCCGCACCCTGCTCGACACCGACGCGGAGGCGCGCACCGTCTTCGAGACGGCGCGCGGCCTCGAAGGGCTCAAGCGCCAGTGGGGCGTGCACGCCGCCGGCGTCATCATGTCGAGCGAACCGCTCATCGACATCATCCCGATCATGAAGCGGGAGCAGGACGGCCAGATCGTCACGCAGTTCGACTATCCGGCCGCCGAGGCGCTCGGCCTCATCAAGATGGACTTCCTGGGGCTGCGCAACCTCACCATCATCGACGACGCCCTCGACAACATCGAGGCCAACCGCGGCTTCCGGCCCGTGCTCGAAGACCTCGAGCTCGACGACCCCGCCGCCTACGAACTGCTCGCCCGCGGCGACACGCTCGGCGTGTTCCAGCTCGACGGCGGCCCCATGCGCGGCCTGCTGCGGCTCATGAAGCCCGACAACTTCGAAGACATCTCGGCCGTCCTCGCGCTGTACCGCCCCGGCCCGATGGGCGCCGACGCGCACACCGACTACGCGCTGCGCAAGAACGGGCAGCAGAAGATCGTCCCCATCCACCCCGAGCTCGAGGAGCCGCTGCGCGACATCCTCGAGACCACCTACGGCCTCATCGTCTACCAGGAGCAGGTGATGGCCATCGCCCAGCGGGTGGCGGGCTTCTCGCTCGGCCAGGCCGACATCCTGCGCCGCGCGATGGGCAAGAAGAAGAAGTCCGAACTCGACAAGCAGTACGAGGGCTTCTCGGGCGGCATGAAGGAGCGCGGCTTCTCCGACACCGCCGTGAAGGCGCTGTGGGACATCCTGCTGCCGTTCTCCGACTACGCCTTCAACAAGGCGCACTCGGCGGCCTACGGCGTGCTCAGCTACTGGACCGCCTACCTCAAGTCGCACTACCCGGCCGAGTACATGGCGGCCCTGCTCACGAGCGTCGGCGACGCCCGCGACAAGCTCGCCATCTACCTCAACGAGTGCCGGCGCATGGGCATCCACGTGCTGCCGCCCGACGTCAACGAGTCCATCGGCTACTTCGCCGCCGTCGGCGAGGACATCCGCTTCGGCCTCGGCGCGGTGCGCAACGTCGGCTTCGGCGTCGTCGACCAGATCCGCGCCGCCCGCGAGGAGAAGGGGGCGTTCACCTCCTTCCACGACTTCCTGCGCAAGGTGCCGCTCACCGCCCTCAACAAGCGCACCATCGAATCCCTCATCAAGGCGGGGGCCTTCGACTCGCTCGGCGCCACCCGCCGGGCCCTCATCGAGATCCACGAGGAGTCCGTCGAATCCGCCGTCTCCGTCAAGCGCAACGAGGCCAACGGCCAGGTCGGGTTCGACTTCGACTCGCTGTGGGACGAACCCGCCGCCGTCGACCACGTGCCCGAACGCCCCGAGTGGTCGAAGAAGGACAAGCTCGCCTTCGAGCGCGAGATGCTCGGCCTCTACGTCTCCGAGCACCCCCTCGACGGCCTGCAGGTGCTGCTCGCCAAGCACGCCAGCATCGGCATCGCCGAACTGCACGCCTCCGAGACCATCCAGGACGGCGAGACCGTCACCGTCGCGGGTCTGCTCACGAGCGTGCAGCACCGCACCGCCCGCAACTCCGGCAACCCCTACGGCGTCGTCACCGTCGAGGACTTCGGCGGCGAGGTCTCCGTCATGTTCCTCGGCAAGACCTACCAGGAGTTCTCGCCGGGACTGCAGGCCGACCAGGTGGTGGTGATCCGGGCCCGCGTCAGCCAGCGCGACGACGGCGTCTCCCTGCACGCGGCGAGCATGTTCGTCCCCGACACGGGCGCGAGCCTCGGCTCCGGCCCCCTCGTCATCCAGGTCGCCGAGAACCGCGCCACGACCGACGTCGTCTCCGCCCTCTCCGACGTGCTCATCCGCCACCACGGCGACTCCGAGGTGCGCCTGCGCCTCGTGCGCGGCGACTCCGCCCGCCTCTTCGAGATCCCCTACCCGGTCGCCGTCACCGCCGACCTCTACGGCGAGCTCAAGAGCTTGCTCGGCCCGAACTGCGTCGTCTGA
- a CDS encoding quinone-dependent dihydroorotate dehydrogenase: protein MYRLLFRLVLSRFDPETAHHLAFVVIRILGWPLLRPLTRALTRPAAAHEVRTLGLLFPSPFGLAAGFDKEALGIAGLGALGFGHVEVGTITARPQPGNPKPRLFRLIPDRAVVNRMGFNNAGAVAAAPRIARARRARIRPVIGVNIGKTKVVPVEEAIEDYLVSTRLLAPHADYLVVNVSSPNTPGLRGLQELDKLEPLLTAVRDAAGEVPVLVKIAPDLTDDQALRIAELVQRIRLAGIVATNTTLSREGLTTDAAVVAAAGEGGLSGAPLAARSLAMLRLLRETVGPELCLISVGGVTTAAEVRERLDAGATLVQGYTAFLYEGPFWARAVNRGL, encoded by the coding sequence ATGTACCGTCTCCTGTTCCGGCTCGTCCTGTCGCGTTTCGACCCCGAGACCGCCCACCATCTCGCGTTCGTCGTCATCCGCATCCTCGGCTGGCCGCTGCTGCGCCCGCTCACGCGCGCCCTCACCCGCCCCGCGGCCGCGCACGAGGTGCGTACGCTCGGGCTCCTCTTCCCCTCGCCGTTCGGCCTGGCCGCCGGTTTCGACAAGGAGGCGCTCGGGATCGCGGGGCTCGGCGCGCTCGGCTTCGGGCACGTCGAGGTGGGGACGATCACCGCGAGGCCGCAGCCGGGCAACCCGAAGCCGCGCCTGTTCCGGCTGATCCCGGATCGCGCGGTCGTCAACCGCATGGGCTTCAACAACGCGGGTGCGGTGGCGGCGGCGCCGCGCATCGCCCGCGCGCGGCGGGCGCGCATCCGTCCCGTGATCGGCGTCAACATCGGCAAGACGAAGGTCGTGCCGGTCGAGGAGGCGATCGAGGACTACCTCGTGAGCACGCGGCTGCTCGCGCCGCACGCCGACTACCTCGTCGTCAACGTCTCCTCCCCGAACACGCCCGGGCTGCGCGGTCTGCAGGAGCTCGACAAGCTCGAGCCGCTGCTCACCGCCGTGCGCGACGCCGCCGGGGAGGTGCCGGTGCTCGTGAAGATCGCCCCGGACCTCACCGACGACCAGGCGCTGCGGATCGCGGAGCTCGTGCAGCGCATCCGGCTCGCCGGCATCGTCGCGACCAACACGACCCTGTCGCGCGAGGGGCTCACGACGGATGCCGCGGTCGTCGCCGCGGCGGGGGAGGGCGGCCTCTCGGGCGCCCCGCTCGCCGCCCGCTCGCTCGCGATGCTGCGCCTGCTGCGCGAGACCGTCGGCCCCGAGCTGTGCCTCATCTCGGTGGGCGGCGTGACGACGGCCGCCGAGGTGCGGGAGCGCCTCGACGCGGGGGCAACCCTCGTGCAGGGCTACACGGCGTTCCTCTACGAGGGCCCCTTCTGGGCCCGCGCCGTCAACCGCGGGCTGTAG
- a CDS encoding DivIVA domain-containing protein, which yields MALTPEDVVNKRFNPTKFREGYDQDEVDDFLDEVVVELRRLNQENEELRQRLVAADGRISELQRSASQAPVAPAPAAPAPVAAAPAPVVAPAPVSAPPAPVPAPQAAPEFPAGQDGSMDQSNTNNLLQLARRLHEEHVREGMEKRDQLIAEGHATAARLVSDAETQQRTAIETLEQEKAGLEHRVEELRVFEAEYREKLKGYIEGQLRELESAAPIAAAEAPAQQAITSATPVYGEQPAPAPAYGAPVEAAPAPDFGTVEPAPVAEFPAPEYQAPEYQVPEYQAPEYQAAEFPTPEYQAPFGGDLSQAPAPQPASASTPPAYAGFPAPQLGSDAPQPEQSSEQPDYPAYSQRLNEYPGLGGN from the coding sequence ATGGCTCTGACGCCGGAAGATGTCGTCAACAAGCGGTTCAACCCCACGAAGTTCCGTGAGGGATACGACCAGGACGAGGTGGACGACTTCCTCGACGAGGTGGTCGTCGAGCTGCGCCGCCTGAATCAGGAGAACGAGGAGCTGCGCCAGCGGCTCGTCGCCGCCGACGGCCGCATCAGCGAGCTGCAGCGCTCCGCGAGCCAGGCGCCCGTCGCGCCGGCCCCGGCCGCGCCGGCTCCCGTCGCCGCCGCCCCCGCACCCGTCGTCGCCCCGGCCCCCGTCTCGGCACCTCCCGCACCGGTGCCCGCGCCGCAGGCCGCCCCCGAGTTCCCCGCGGGCCAGGACGGGTCGATGGACCAGAGCAACACCAACAACCTGCTCCAGCTCGCCCGCCGCCTCCACGAGGAGCACGTGCGCGAGGGCATGGAGAAGCGCGACCAGCTCATCGCCGAGGGCCACGCGACCGCCGCGCGCCTCGTCTCGGACGCCGAGACGCAGCAGCGCACCGCGATCGAGACCCTCGAGCAGGAGAAGGCGGGCCTCGAGCACCGCGTCGAGGAGCTGCGCGTCTTCGAGGCCGAGTACCGCGAGAAGCTCAAGGGCTACATCGAGGGCCAGCTGCGCGAGCTCGAGTCGGCGGCGCCGATCGCGGCCGCCGAGGCGCCCGCCCAGCAGGCCATCACCTCCGCGACCCCGGTCTACGGCGAGCAGCCGGCCCCCGCGCCGGCCTACGGCGCCCCGGTCGAGGCGGCGCCCGCGCCCGACTTCGGCACGGTCGAGCCCGCGCCGGTCGCCGAGTTCCCGGCCCCGGAGTACCAGGCGCCCGAATATCAGGTGCCGGAGTACCAGGCCCCGGAGTACCAGGCCGCCGAGTTCCCGACCCCGGAGTACCAGGCGCCGTTCGGCGGCGACCTGAGCCAGGCCCCGGCGCCGCAGCCGGCCTCGGCCTCCACGCCGCCGGCCTACGCGGGCTTCCCCGCGCCGCAGCTCGGCAGCGACGCACCGCAGCCCGAGCAGAGCTCCGAGCAGCCCGACTACCCCGCCTACTCGCAGCGTCTCAACGAGTACCCCGGCCTTGGCGGCAACTGA
- a CDS encoding cell division protein SepF, with amino-acid sequence MANPLRKTMVYLGLADEDYDEAAEQSAAPVSASAPAAQPATSRPAPVTPLRRAAAPRPAPAGMNEILTVHPRHYRDAQTIAESFREGVPVIINLSQMSEPEARRLIDFASGLSMGLYGKIERVTSKVFLLSPEHVAVSGDQAEAESDVDAGFFDK; translated from the coding sequence ATGGCGAACCCGCTGCGCAAGACGATGGTCTACCTCGGCCTGGCCGACGAGGACTACGACGAGGCCGCCGAGCAGTCGGCCGCCCCGGTATCCGCATCCGCGCCCGCCGCGCAGCCCGCGACCTCGCGCCCGGCCCCCGTGACGCCCCTGCGCCGCGCCGCCGCGCCGCGTCCCGCGCCCGCCGGCATGAACGAGATCCTCACCGTGCACCCGCGCCACTACCGCGACGCGCAGACGATCGCCGAGAGCTTCCGCGAGGGCGTGCCGGTCATCATCAACCTCTCGCAGATGAGCGAGCCCGAGGCGCGCCGTCTCATCGACTTCGCGAGCGGCCTCTCGATGGGTCTCTACGGCAAGATCGAGCGCGTCACCAGCAAGGTCTTCCTGCTCTCGCCCGAGCACGTCGCGGTGAGCGGCGACCAGGCCGAGGCGGAGTCCGACGTCGACGCCGGGTTCTTCGACAAGTAA
- a CDS encoding DUF3043 domain-containing protein: MPKNTPTDPTADAPENPESAPSAGKGHATPTRKEQEAARKRPLVPEDRKAASRESKAKLAEQRERARVGMANGEEKFLPIRDKGPQKKYVRDYVDARWSAGELLLPLMFLVILTYFVPYVEVAYYALIAVWVFIILVAVDCLVMCAQLQKKLTAKFGEGKVEKFRWYATMRAVQLRALRLPKPQVKRGKFPA; this comes from the coding sequence GTGCCGAAGAACACCCCCACCGACCCGACCGCCGACGCCCCGGAGAACCCGGAGAGCGCGCCGTCCGCCGGCAAGGGGCACGCCACCCCCACCCGCAAGGAGCAGGAGGCGGCCCGCAAGCGCCCGCTCGTGCCCGAGGACCGCAAGGCGGCGTCCCGCGAGTCGAAGGCGAAGCTCGCCGAACAGCGCGAACGGGCCCGGGTCGGCATGGCCAACGGCGAGGAGAAGTTCCTCCCCATCCGCGACAAGGGACCGCAGAAGAAGTACGTGCGCGACTACGTCGACGCGCGCTGGAGCGCGGGCGAGCTGCTGCTGCCGCTCATGTTCCTCGTGATCCTCACCTACTTCGTGCCCTACGTCGAGGTGGCCTACTACGCGCTCATCGCGGTGTGGGTGTTCATCATCCTCGTGGCGGTCGACTGCCTCGTCATGTGCGCCCAGCTGCAGAAGAAGCTGACCGCCAAGTTCGGCGAGGGCAAGGTGGAGAAGTTCCGCTGGTACGCGACGATGCGCGCCGTCCAGCTGCGCGCCCTGCGCCTCCCGAAGCCCCAGGTCAAGCGCGGCAAGTTCCCCGCGTAG
- the nrdR gene encoding transcriptional regulator NrdR: MFCPFCRHPDSRVIDSRTSDDGLSIRRRRQCPECGRRFSTTETASLNVIKRSGIVEPFSREKIVSGVRKACQGRPVSDADLALLAQRVEETIRATGVAQIDANDIGLAILPPLRELDEVAYLRFASVYQGFDSLEDFESAITLLRVEHAAAHEPAVATGDDS; this comes from the coding sequence ATGTTCTGCCCCTTCTGCCGTCACCCCGACAGCCGGGTCATCGACTCGCGGACGAGCGATGACGGGTTGTCGATCCGCCGACGCCGCCAGTGCCCCGAGTGCGGCCGGCGCTTCTCGACGACCGAGACGGCGAGCCTCAACGTCATCAAGCGCTCCGGCATCGTGGAGCCGTTCAGCCGCGAGAAGATCGTCTCGGGCGTGCGGAAGGCGTGCCAGGGCCGCCCGGTGAGCGACGCGGATCTCGCGCTGCTCGCCCAGCGCGTGGAGGAGACGATCCGCGCGACGGGCGTGGCCCAGATCGACGCGAACGACATCGGCCTCGCCATCCTGCCGCCGCTGCGCGAGCTCGACGAGGTCGCCTACCTGCGGTTCGCGAGCGTCTACCAGGGCTTCGACTCGCTCGAGGACTTCGAGTCGGCGATCACCCTGCTCCGGGTGGAGCACGCGGCCGCGCACGAGCCCGCCGTCGCGACGGGCGACGACTCCTGA
- the hisD gene encoding histidinol dehydrogenase — translation MIQTLDLRGTRPTRAELGALIPRARVDVAVASEAAHALIEEVRERGSAALLDQSERFDRVRPARLRVGADEIAAAVEALDPAVRAALEEAIVRVRRASAAQVPAPAVTELGPGARVEQRWQPVRRAGFYVPGGKAVYPSSVVMNVVPAQVAGVASVVLASPPQAQFGGSVHPTILAAAGLLGVDDVFAMGGAGAIGAFAYGVPDAGLEAVDMVTGPGNVFVAAAKRLVRGVVGIDAEAGPTEILVIADGTADPALVAADLLSQAEHDELAAAILVTDAPQLAEAVVAELERQLAATTHRDRAGAALDAPQSALVLVDDLAAAAEFSNLYGPEHLELQTADPDAVLADITDAGAIFVGPFSPVSLGDYLAGSNHVLPTGGQARFSSGLGAATFLRPQQVVRYEREALREVADRIRAFSDAEELPAHGDAVVARFE, via the coding sequence ATGATCCAGACTCTCGACCTCCGGGGCACCCGTCCGACGCGCGCCGAGCTCGGCGCCCTCATCCCGCGCGCCCGCGTCGACGTGGCGGTCGCCTCGGAGGCGGCGCACGCCCTCATCGAGGAGGTGCGCGAGCGCGGCTCGGCGGCGCTGCTGGACCAGTCGGAGCGCTTCGACCGGGTGCGGCCCGCGCGGCTGCGGGTGGGGGCCGACGAGATCGCGGCGGCCGTCGAGGCGCTCGACCCCGCGGTGCGGGCGGCCCTCGAGGAGGCGATCGTGCGGGTGCGCCGTGCCTCGGCCGCGCAGGTGCCGGCGCCCGCGGTGACGGAGCTGGGCCCGGGCGCCCGGGTCGAGCAGCGCTGGCAGCCGGTGCGCCGGGCCGGTTTCTACGTTCCGGGCGGGAAGGCCGTCTACCCCTCGAGCGTCGTCATGAACGTCGTGCCCGCGCAGGTCGCGGGGGTCGCATCGGTCGTGCTGGCCTCGCCGCCGCAGGCGCAGTTCGGCGGCTCGGTGCACCCGACGATCCTCGCCGCGGCGGGCCTGCTGGGCGTCGACGACGTGTTCGCGATGGGCGGCGCGGGTGCGATCGGCGCGTTCGCCTACGGGGTGCCGGATGCGGGGCTCGAGGCGGTCGACATGGTCACCGGTCCGGGCAACGTCTTCGTGGCCGCCGCGAAGCGTCTCGTGCGCGGCGTGGTCGGCATCGACGCGGAGGCCGGGCCGACCGAGATCCTGGTGATCGCCGACGGCACCGCCGACCCGGCGCTCGTGGCGGCCGACCTGCTGAGCCAGGCCGAGCACGACGAGCTCGCGGCCGCCATCCTGGTGACCGACGCCCCGCAGCTCGCGGAGGCGGTCGTGGCGGAGCTCGAACGTCAGCTCGCGGCGACCACCCACCGCGACCGTGCCGGCGCGGCGCTCGACGCGCCCCAGTCGGCGCTCGTGCTGGTGGACGACCTGGCCGCCGCCGCCGAGTTCAGCAACCTCTACGGCCCCGAGCACCTCGAGCTGCAGACGGCCGACCCGGATGCCGTGCTCGCCGACATCACGGACGCCGGCGCGATCTTCGTCGGCCCGTTCTCGCCCGTGAGCCTCGGCGACTACCTCGCGGGCTCCAACCACGTGCTGCCGACGGGCGGGCAGGCGCGGTTCTCCTCGGGGCTCGGGGCGGCGACGTTCCTGCGTCCGCAGCAGGTGGTGCGGTACGAGCGCGAGGCGCTGCGCGAGGTGGCTGACCGCATCCGCGCCTTCTCGGACGCCGAGGAGCTGCCCGCGCACGGCGACGCGGTGGTCGCGCGTTTCGAGTGA
- the lspA gene encoding signal peptidase II, whose translation MRALVLLGVVALGILALDQFAKYLVVTNLELGQVVPVLGEVLQLHFVKNSGAAFSLGSGFTWVLSIVAVVVVILIIVFARRIKSVAWAWMFGLLLGGALGNVTDRLFREPGFGTGHVIDFLQLWGFPAIFNVADIAIVTGMGLFVLLTVRGVGLDGVRSGD comes from the coding sequence GTGCGCGCCCTCGTGCTGCTCGGCGTCGTCGCGCTCGGCATCCTCGCCCTCGACCAGTTCGCCAAGTACCTCGTGGTGACCAACCTCGAGCTCGGTCAGGTGGTGCCCGTGCTCGGCGAGGTGCTGCAACTGCACTTCGTCAAGAACTCCGGGGCGGCCTTCTCGCTCGGCAGCGGCTTCACCTGGGTGCTCTCGATCGTCGCGGTCGTCGTCGTGATCCTCATCATCGTCTTCGCGCGGCGCATCAAGTCGGTCGCGTGGGCGTGGATGTTCGGGCTGCTGCTCGGCGGCGCCCTCGGCAACGTCACCGACCGCCTGTTCCGCGAGCCCGGTTTCGGCACCGGCCACGTCATCGACTTCCTGCAGCTGTGGGGCTTCCCGGCGATCTTCAATGTCGCCGACATCGCCATCGTCACCGGGATGGGGCTGTTCGTGCTCCTCACGGTGCGCGGGGTGGGACTCGACGGCGTGCGCTCCGGGGACTGA